In the genome of Pseudomonadota bacterium, one region contains:
- the trpA gene encoding tryptophan synthase subunit alpha, with protein MGRLSRCFDALRTRGRKALVPFITAGDPGPEQTLVLMRALVAGGADILELGVPFSDPMADGPVIQRSSERALRRGVTLRTVLDLVREFRASDTRTPIVLMGYLNPIEVMGYEVFARAAQRAGADGILTVDMPPEEAHDLVKILGAHEIDPVFLLAPTSSEERVARICGLARGFVYYVSLKGVTGSDKLDTSAVADKLRLIRRHTALPIGVGFGIKDAESAARIALISDAVVVGSALVSRIEALGNGPNLERDVRAFMQELRGAMDGMGPGRVRESL; from the coding sequence ATGGGCCGTCTGAGCCGTTGTTTCGACGCGCTCCGCACCCGCGGCCGTAAAGCCTTAGTTCCCTTTATTACCGCGGGCGATCCGGGACCGGAGCAAACGCTGGTGCTCATGCGGGCGCTGGTCGCGGGCGGCGCCGATATATTGGAGCTCGGCGTCCCATTTTCCGATCCCATGGCCGACGGTCCGGTCATTCAACGATCGAGCGAACGCGCTCTGCGGCGCGGTGTCACGTTGCGGACGGTGTTGGATCTGGTCCGGGAATTCCGCGCAAGCGACACGCGCACGCCGATCGTGTTAATGGGTTATCTCAACCCGATCGAGGTCATGGGATACGAGGTGTTTGCGCGCGCAGCGCAGCGCGCGGGCGCCGATGGTATCCTGACCGTCGACATGCCTCCCGAAGAGGCGCACGATCTGGTTAAAATCCTGGGCGCCCACGAGATCGATCCGGTATTTCTTCTGGCGCCGACCAGCAGCGAGGAACGCGTCGCGCGCATCTGCGGCCTGGCGCGCGGGTTTGTCTATTACGTCTCGCTGAAAGGGGTCACGGGGAGTGATAAACTCGATACCTCGGCGGTGGCCGATAAGTTGCGCCTCATCCGGCGGCATACCGCGTTGCCGATTGGCGTCGGTTTTGGGATCAAGGACGCGGAGAGCGCAGCGCGGATCGCACTGATCAGTGATGCAGTGGTCGTGGGCAGCGCCTTGGTTTCCCGCATCGAGGCGCTCGGCAACGGCCCGAACCTCGAACGGGACGTGCGCGCCTTCATGCAAGAGCTGCGCGGGGCCATGGATGGAATGGGGCCGGGGCGTGTGCGGGAGAGTCTATGA